One genomic segment of Brevibacillus laterosporus LMG 15441 includes these proteins:
- a CDS encoding TetR/AcrR family transcriptional regulator: MTHMTKKGQETRQKLLTAAEQVFGANGYYEASIVMITQEAQVAQGTFYNYFSSKKAIYEELIRQLSRDLRSQIKLEVIKAHSHEEALRLGFQAFFRWVKEHRNLYGIVQQAVLVDEALYRWYYDKLASGFIKSLTAAMEEKAFRSLDKETLAYCLMSIGQFLGMRWVYWENQEVPVEVFETAMSFILQGMGKKAENK; the protein is encoded by the coding sequence ATGACACACATGACAAAAAAAGGGCAAGAAACCAGACAAAAGTTATTGACAGCAGCCGAGCAGGTCTTTGGGGCAAATGGGTATTATGAAGCGTCCATCGTTATGATTACCCAAGAGGCCCAAGTAGCCCAAGGCACTTTTTATAATTACTTTTCTTCCAAAAAAGCAATTTATGAAGAGCTAATTAGACAACTAAGCCGTGATTTACGTTCCCAAATTAAGCTAGAGGTGATAAAAGCTCATTCCCATGAAGAAGCTTTGCGACTTGGATTCCAAGCATTTTTTCGGTGGGTAAAAGAACATCGGAACCTATATGGGATCGTACAACAAGCCGTGTTAGTAGATGAGGCGTTGTATCGCTGGTACTATGATAAGCTGGCGAGTGGCTTTATCAAAAGCTTGACGGCTGCAATGGAGGAGAAGGCTTTTCGCTCACTAGATAAGGAGACACTAGCTTATTGTCTGATGTCAATTGGACAGTTTTTAGGCATGAGATGGGTTTATTGGGAAAATCAAGAGGTGCCGGTAGAGGTATTTGAAACAGCGATGAGTTTTATTCTGCAAGGTATGGGGAAAAAAGCTGAGAACAAGTAA
- a CDS encoding o-succinylbenzoate--CoA ligase: protein MQGIAYWIDQRAQNTPNRIAIITEEQQLTYKEMGQKVNQFARFLQQECGVDAGVRVGILAQNSLSYVLLLFAIAKLGGIAVPLNIRLTANELTYQLEDSGTKVLFTQHEFQPVIEQLETKVSLIQIIWMDHKKHVSGEEARDRVATAIEADFENAINLLSSQPLIYEKMNAKAPYLICYTSGTTGRPKGAVLTQENMFWNAIHNLTSLDITSSDRSIVLLPLFHIGGIGLFAFPTLFAGGSIVIVGRFHPDKALEMIQQYQVTIVMGVPAIHDALRRSQLFSTTDLSSVRWFYNGGAPCPHELILYYQDRGLPFGQGFGLTETSPTVCMLSAEDARHKVGSIGKPVLFCEIRLVDEHDQEVPNGEVGELAIKGPHVMKEYWNLPNETAKAMRNGWFYTGDLARRDEEGFLYIAGRRKEMIISGGENIYPLEVEQAIGSLPEVAEVAVVGVADEKWGEVAKAFVVIKESATLTEEILRQACQMKIAKYKIPKYFVFLAELPRNATGKINKTALQRIGSNH, encoded by the coding sequence ATGCAAGGGATTGCTTACTGGATCGACCAGCGAGCACAGAATACGCCTAATCGAATAGCCATCATTACAGAAGAGCAACAGCTTACCTATAAGGAAATGGGGCAAAAGGTGAATCAGTTCGCTCGGTTTCTCCAACAGGAATGTGGGGTAGATGCTGGAGTCCGAGTAGGGATTTTAGCACAAAATAGTCTGTCCTATGTTTTATTATTGTTTGCTATTGCTAAGCTGGGCGGTATTGCGGTTCCGCTGAATATAAGATTGACCGCAAATGAACTCACCTATCAGCTAGAGGATAGTGGGACCAAAGTATTGTTTACACAACATGAATTTCAGCCTGTCATCGAGCAACTGGAAACGAAGGTGAGTTTGATACAGATTATTTGGATGGATCACAAGAAACATGTTTCCGGTGAAGAAGCACGAGATCGAGTAGCCACTGCTATTGAAGCTGATTTTGAAAACGCTATCAATCTGTTGTCAAGCCAACCTCTCATTTATGAAAAGATGAATGCTAAAGCCCCCTATCTAATTTGCTATACCTCTGGCACCACAGGACGCCCCAAAGGAGCAGTATTAACACAAGAAAATATGTTTTGGAATGCGATCCATAATTTGACCTCTTTAGATATTACTTCGAGTGATCGTTCCATTGTATTACTACCCTTATTTCATATCGGAGGAATTGGACTGTTTGCTTTTCCAACATTGTTTGCAGGAGGAAGCATTGTTATTGTGGGCAGGTTTCATCCAGACAAAGCCTTAGAAATGATCCAACAGTATCAAGTGACAATCGTCATGGGGGTTCCGGCTATTCATGATGCACTTAGAAGAAGTCAATTATTTTCCACTACAGACCTGAGCTCCGTCCGCTGGTTTTATAATGGAGGCGCCCCTTGCCCACATGAGCTGATTTTGTATTATCAGGATCGAGGGCTTCCTTTTGGACAGGGTTTTGGTCTAACCGAGACATCCCCCACTGTTTGTATGCTTTCAGCTGAGGATGCACGCCATAAGGTTGGCTCTATTGGCAAGCCTGTCTTATTTTGTGAAATTAGGCTAGTGGATGAGCATGATCAGGAAGTACCAAATGGGGAAGTGGGTGAACTGGCAATAAAAGGTCCTCACGTGATGAAGGAGTATTGGAATTTACCCAACGAGACGGCAAAGGCAATGCGTAATGGTTGGTTTTATACAGGTGATTTAGCGAGAAGGGATGAAGAAGGCTTCCTCTATATTGCTGGACGTCGCAAGGAAATGATTATATCCGGTGGCGAAAATATTTACCCTTTAGAGGTAGAGCAAGCGATTGGCTCATTACCGGAAGTAGCTGAAGTGGCTGTGGTTGGTGTAGCAGATGAGAAATGGGGTGAGGTAGCAAAGGCTTTTGTAGTCATAAAAGAAAGTGCTACGCTTACAGAGGAAATACTTCGGCAAGCGTGTCAAATGAAAATCGCAAAATATAAAATACCTAAATATTTTGTCTTTTTGGCTGAATTGCCTCGAAATGCGACAGGCAAGATCAATAAAACTGCTTTGCAAAGGATAGGATCAAATCATTGA
- a CDS encoding aminopeptidase P family N-terminal domain-containing protein, with protein sequence MKSRIEHLYLYMEKEAIDVLLITLPKNVYYFTG encoded by the coding sequence ATGAAATCAAGAATAGAGCATCTCTACCTCTATATGGAAAAAGAGGCAATCGACGTACTATTGATAACCCTTCCTAAAAATGTTTACTATTTCACCGGCTAG
- the sucD gene encoding succinate--CoA ligase subunit alpha produces the protein MSVFINKDTKVIVQGITGSTALFHTKQMLEYGTKIVGGVTPGKGGTEVEGVPVFNTLSEAVESTGATASVIYVPARFAADAILEAVDAELDLVICITEHIPVLDMVKVKRYMEGKKTRLVGPNCPGVITPDECKIGIMPGYIHKKGHVGIVSRSGTLTYEAVHQLTVEGIGQSTAVGIGGDPVNGTNFIDVLKAFNEDPETYAIIMIGEIGGTAEEEAALWVKEHATKPVVGFIGGRTAPPGKRMGHAGAIISGGKGTADEKIRVMNECGIKVAETPAVMGELLISVLKEKGLYDKCKTH, from the coding sequence GTGAGCGTATTTATTAATAAAGATACAAAGGTAATCGTCCAAGGTATTACAGGTTCAACAGCATTGTTCCATACAAAACAAATGTTGGAATACGGAACAAAAATCGTAGGTGGGGTAACTCCTGGTAAAGGTGGTACAGAGGTAGAAGGCGTACCTGTATTCAACACCTTGTCAGAAGCAGTTGAGAGCACTGGTGCAACAGCATCCGTTATTTATGTACCAGCTCGCTTTGCGGCAGATGCGATCCTAGAAGCGGTTGACGCTGAATTAGATTTGGTTATTTGCATCACTGAGCATATCCCAGTTCTTGATATGGTTAAAGTAAAACGCTACATGGAAGGCAAGAAAACTCGCCTAGTAGGTCCAAACTGCCCGGGCGTTATTACTCCAGATGAGTGCAAAATCGGTATTATGCCTGGCTACATTCATAAAAAAGGCCATGTAGGAATCGTATCCCGTTCTGGTACTTTAACATATGAAGCGGTACATCAATTAACTGTTGAAGGTATCGGTCAATCGACAGCAGTCGGAATTGGTGGAGACCCGGTAAATGGCACGAACTTTATCGATGTGCTAAAAGCTTTCAATGAAGACCCGGAAACATATGCGATCATTATGATCGGTGAGATCGGTGGTACAGCTGAAGAGGAAGCGGCTCTTTGGGTAAAAGAGCATGCAACTAAACCAGTAGTAGGCTTTATCGGTGGTCGCACAGCACCTCCAGGAAAACGTATGGGACATGCTGGTGCTATCATCTCAGGTGGTAAAGGAACAGCCGATGAAAAAATTCGTGTCATGAACGAATGCGGTATTAAGGTAGCAGAGACTCCTGCAGTAATGGGTGAGCTATTAATTTCCGTATTAAAAGAAAAAGGCCTATATGACAAGTGCAAAACTCACTAA
- the pabB gene encoding aminodeoxychorismate synthase component I → MCILSNIPPHSIVPQGISHKKTDTCPTVKVISRKVTMYVEPERVFLHLFAKETYTYWLDSNHVESNLSRFSFMGTNDGPLSRVISYETATKQIKIKDSTGQTEVTESIFDYLDRELYSMQQESTELPFDFNGGFVGYFGYELKAECGASLHHTAATPDAMFIYADRLLAFDHQEKCIYLVSIVPIHDPASADLWFESMEQKLKNLPLQPALEIPNTGDVKQPLSFHLSQSHSQYVDSIEACKQYILDGETYEICLTNRIHTRENFDPMLTYRILREINPAPYSAFFKFHDLSILCSSPERFLKIDQNRLVEAKPIKGTIARGSDSEEDMRLAEQLRSSEKDRAENLMIVDLLRNDLGLVCETGSIRVPKLMAIESYQTVHQMVSTIQGTLRPELSGIDCIRAAFPGGSMTGAPKLRTMTFIDELETNARGIYSGAIGFLGLNGTIDLNIVIRTIVMSPQTTTIGVGGAIVSLSDPEQEFEEILLKGHALIKALTISRYGKFDDQLWTLHETKA, encoded by the coding sequence ATGTGTATTTTGTCTAACATTCCGCCTCATTCAATTGTCCCTCAGGGAATATCTCACAAAAAGACAGATACATGCCCAACTGTCAAGGTTATCAGCCGAAAAGTAACGATGTATGTAGAACCAGAAAGAGTCTTTCTTCACTTATTCGCAAAAGAAACATATACATACTGGTTAGATAGCAATCATGTAGAATCAAATTTGTCACGTTTTTCATTTATGGGAACGAACGATGGTCCATTAAGCCGGGTTATTTCCTATGAAACAGCGACCAAACAGATCAAAATAAAAGATTCTACGGGCCAAACTGAAGTCACTGAGAGCATTTTTGATTATTTAGACCGCGAATTATATAGCATGCAACAAGAATCTACTGAATTGCCTTTTGATTTTAACGGAGGGTTCGTTGGTTACTTTGGCTATGAATTAAAAGCAGAATGCGGTGCTTCCCTACACCACACCGCAGCAACCCCTGACGCAATGTTTATCTATGCCGATCGACTGCTTGCTTTTGATCATCAGGAAAAGTGTATCTATTTGGTTAGCATTGTACCCATTCATGATCCTGCTTCAGCTGACCTGTGGTTTGAAAGTATGGAACAAAAACTAAAAAACCTTCCCCTACAGCCAGCTTTAGAAATTCCCAATACAGGTGATGTCAAGCAACCGCTTTCCTTTCACTTAAGTCAATCGCACTCACAATATGTAGATAGCATAGAGGCATGCAAGCAATATATTTTAGACGGTGAAACATATGAAATTTGTTTAACGAACCGAATTCATACGCGGGAGAATTTCGATCCAATGTTGACGTACCGAATTCTACGCGAGATTAATCCAGCTCCTTACTCTGCTTTTTTCAAGTTTCACGACCTAAGTATCCTATGTTCATCTCCAGAGAGGTTCTTAAAAATCGATCAAAATCGATTGGTTGAGGCCAAGCCTATAAAAGGCACCATAGCACGCGGCTCTGATTCCGAGGAGGATATGCGTCTTGCAGAACAATTACGCAGCAGTGAGAAGGATCGGGCCGAAAATCTCATGATTGTTGACCTGTTGCGCAATGATTTAGGCCTAGTATGTGAAACGGGAAGCATTCGTGTTCCCAAATTAATGGCTATTGAATCCTATCAAACGGTACACCAAATGGTATCTACAATTCAAGGAACACTCAGACCTGAGCTGTCAGGAATCGATTGCATACGTGCTGCTTTTCCTGGAGGTTCAATGACCGGGGCTCCGAAATTGCGTACAATGACATTCATCGACGAATTGGAAACCAACGCTCGGGGCATCTATTCTGGTGCTATTGGATTTCTAGGGTTAAACGGAACAATTGACCTCAATATTGTCATACGAACCATTGTAATGTCTCCTCAAACAACGACAATAGGTGTAGGAGGCGCCATTGTAAGTCTCTCTGATCCCGAACAGGAATTTGAAGAAATTTTGTTAAAAGGACATGCTTTGATCAAAGCACTAACCATTTCACGTTATGGCAAATTTGACGATCAGCTATGGACGTTACATGAGACGAAGGCCTAA
- the sucC gene encoding ADP-forming succinate--CoA ligase subunit beta produces the protein MNIHEYQGKEVLRQYGVTVPNGKVAFTVEEAVAAAKELGTKVCVVKAQIHAGGRGKAGGVKVAKSLDEVKAYASEILGKTLVTHQTGPEGKEVKRLLIEEGCDIKKEYYLGLVLDRATSRVVLMGSEEGGTEIEEVAAATPEKIFKEYIDPVVGLTPFQARRLAFNINIPTELINKAAAFMTALYTAFVEKDCSIAEINPLVVTGDGNVMALDAKLNFDSNALYRHKDIMDYRDLEEEDPKEIEASKYDLSYISLDGNIGCMVNGAGLAMATMDIIKHFGGDPANFLDVGGGATAEKVTEAFKIILSDKNVKGIFVNIFGGIMKCDIIATGVVEAAKQLSLEVPLVVRLEGTNVELGKQILKDSGLNITSADSMADGAQKIVSLVG, from the coding sequence ATGAACATTCATGAGTATCAAGGAAAAGAGGTTCTGCGACAATATGGGGTTACTGTTCCAAACGGGAAAGTAGCATTCACAGTTGAAGAGGCCGTAGCAGCAGCAAAAGAACTAGGTACAAAAGTATGTGTAGTAAAAGCTCAAATCCACGCAGGTGGACGCGGTAAAGCTGGTGGCGTAAAAGTAGCGAAGTCTCTAGATGAAGTAAAAGCTTACGCAAGCGAAATTCTGGGCAAAACGTTGGTCACTCATCAAACAGGTCCAGAGGGTAAAGAAGTTAAGCGCCTTTTAATTGAAGAAGGCTGCGATATTAAAAAAGAATATTATTTAGGTCTAGTTTTAGATAGAGCTACTTCTCGTGTGGTTTTGATGGGCTCCGAGGAAGGCGGCACAGAGATCGAAGAGGTAGCAGCCGCAACGCCTGAAAAAATCTTTAAGGAATATATTGATCCGGTAGTTGGTTTAACACCATTCCAAGCTAGACGCCTAGCATTTAACATCAATATTCCTACAGAGCTGATCAATAAAGCTGCAGCGTTCATGACTGCTTTATACACTGCCTTTGTTGAAAAAGATTGCTCTATCGCTGAAATCAATCCATTAGTTGTCACAGGTGACGGAAACGTAATGGCATTGGATGCAAAATTGAATTTTGACTCCAATGCACTATACCGCCATAAAGACATCATGGATTATAGAGATTTGGAAGAAGAAGATCCAAAAGAGATCGAAGCATCCAAATATGATCTAAGCTATATTTCCCTAGATGGTAATATCGGTTGCATGGTAAATGGTGCAGGTCTAGCAATGGCTACGATGGATATTATCAAACACTTTGGTGGAGATCCTGCCAACTTCCTAGATGTAGGGGGCGGTGCTACTGCTGAGAAAGTAACGGAAGCCTTTAAAATCATTTTGTCTGATAAAAATGTAAAAGGAATCTTCGTTAATATCTTTGGTGGAATCATGAAGTGTGACATTATTGCTACTGGTGTAGTTGAAGCGGCGAAACAATTAAGCCTTGAAGTGCCATTGGTTGTTCGTCTAGAAGGTACAAATGTTGAATTGGGCAAACAGATCCTAAAAGACTCTGGTTTAAACATTACCTCTGCTGATTCAATGGCAGACGGCGCTCAAAAGATTGTATCACTCGTGGGTTAA
- the odhB gene encoding 2-oxoglutarate dehydrogenase complex dihydrolipoyllysine-residue succinyltransferase, translated as MAEVKVPELAESISEGTVGKWLKQQGEAVAMGDILLELETDKVNVEIIAENEGVLTQVLKEEGDTVKVGETIAVIDEAGAASTPKAESKPKPTSQPAPEVKVQPAVTQEESKQSVVASPAARKHARERGIDLNEVATMDPLGRVRKQDVSTFDPSQQVATPKQAASAPKAAPQAEEVNPAKPVERQRMSRRRQTIAKRLVEVQQTAAMLTTFNEVDMTAIMALRNKRKDAFEKKNNVKLGFMSFFTKAVIGALKKYPLLNAEIQGDEIVMKKFYDIGIAVSAPEGLVVPVVRDADRMSFAEIEKGIGDLAVKARENKLALSDLQGGTFTITNGGVFGSLLSTPILNAPQVGILGMHTIQTRPVAIDQDRMENRPMMYIALSYDHRIVDGREAVGFLVTVKNLLEDPESLLLEG; from the coding sequence ATGGCAGAGGTAAAAGTACCAGAATTAGCAGAATCCATTTCAGAGGGAACAGTAGGTAAATGGCTAAAACAGCAAGGTGAAGCAGTAGCCATGGGGGATATCCTACTTGAATTGGAAACCGATAAAGTAAACGTGGAAATTATCGCTGAAAATGAAGGTGTGTTAACGCAAGTATTAAAAGAAGAGGGTGACACCGTTAAAGTGGGTGAAACCATCGCAGTTATTGATGAAGCTGGGGCAGCATCAACACCAAAAGCGGAAAGCAAACCAAAGCCAACTTCACAACCTGCGCCAGAAGTAAAAGTGCAACCGGCTGTTACTCAAGAAGAAAGTAAACAATCTGTAGTAGCTTCTCCAGCAGCTAGAAAGCATGCTAGAGAACGTGGCATTGATCTTAATGAAGTGGCTACAATGGACCCGTTAGGTCGCGTTCGCAAACAAGATGTTTCTACTTTTGATCCAAGTCAGCAAGTAGCTACACCAAAACAAGCAGCTTCTGCTCCAAAAGCAGCACCGCAGGCCGAAGAGGTTAACCCTGCTAAACCAGTTGAGCGTCAAAGAATGTCTCGCCGCCGTCAGACGATCGCAAAACGCTTAGTAGAGGTACAACAAACTGCAGCGATGCTAACTACTTTTAATGAAGTAGATATGACAGCGATCATGGCACTACGCAACAAACGTAAAGATGCGTTTGAAAAGAAAAATAATGTAAAGCTTGGCTTTATGTCCTTCTTTACAAAAGCTGTTATTGGTGCGTTGAAAAAATACCCACTTCTAAACGCTGAGATTCAAGGCGATGAAATCGTAATGAAAAAATTCTATGATATCGGTATCGCTGTGTCTGCTCCAGAAGGCTTGGTAGTTCCAGTCGTTCGCGATGCAGATCGTATGAGCTTTGCTGAAATTGAAAAAGGAATTGGCGATCTAGCTGTAAAAGCAAGAGAAAACAAACTAGCCCTGTCTGACTTGCAAGGCGGAACGTTTACGATTACAAACGGTGGCGTATTCGGTTCACTATTGTCTACACCAATTCTAAATGCTCCACAGGTAGGTATTCTGGGGATGCATACAATCCAGACTCGTCCAGTAGCGATTGATCAAGACCGTATGGAGAACAGACCGATGATGTATATCGCACTTTCCTACGATCACAGAATTGTTGACGGTCGGGAAGCAGTAGGCTTCTTAGTAACAGTGAAAAATCTATTGGAAGATCCAGAGTCTCTATTGCTTGAAGGCTAA
- a CDS encoding anthranilate synthase component II produces MKTLLIDNYDSYTFNLYQLFASTSGVLPTVVRNDQFTWSELQNLSFDNIVISPGPGTPANVKDFGICRDALLKAEVPILGVCLGHQGIGHIFGAKIIHAPEAMHGRLSNIWHNHSALFSGIPQGFQVVRYHSLIVEDRLPECLEKTAWTSDGIIMGLRHKERPIWGVQFHPESICTEFGQQLVENFTELTRKYHSSKKAQLEDFENETLHPKCLVM; encoded by the coding sequence GTGAAGACCTTATTAATTGACAACTATGATTCCTATACGTTCAATCTTTATCAACTTTTCGCGTCTACAAGTGGAGTGTTGCCAACAGTCGTTCGTAACGATCAATTTACATGGTCGGAATTACAGAACCTGTCGTTTGATAACATTGTCATTTCACCTGGACCAGGAACCCCGGCAAATGTAAAGGATTTTGGGATTTGTAGAGACGCTTTGCTTAAAGCTGAAGTTCCCATTTTAGGGGTCTGTCTGGGGCATCAGGGAATTGGTCATATATTTGGTGCAAAAATCATTCATGCACCAGAGGCGATGCATGGGAGATTAAGCAACATATGGCATAATCATTCAGCGTTGTTTAGTGGAATTCCACAAGGCTTTCAGGTGGTTCGTTATCATTCTCTAATAGTTGAGGATAGACTCCCTGAATGCCTTGAGAAAACGGCATGGACAAGTGATGGTATCATTATGGGATTGCGCCATAAAGAGCGGCCTATTTGGGGAGTACAGTTTCACCCTGAGTCAATTTGTACTGAATTTGGCCAGCAATTAGTTGAAAACTTTACAGAACTGACCAGAAAATATCATTCTTCAAAAAAAGCACAGCTAGAGGACTTTGAGAATGAAACCCTCCATCCAAAATGTCTAGTCATGTAA
- a CDS encoding helix-turn-helix domain-containing protein, protein MESIYEKIRSIRLQKGLTLKDLSEKSGFSISFLSQVERGNSSLAITSLQKIAESLQVPITYFFESKKANKYATHVKDRHPFRIEGSPSIYTRLGGDFPERTMEPLLTILPPGQTRHVSFHHAGEEFYYVLEGTMTICVDETEYILKKGDTIHFPSTLEHTWFNPSDNEETHVLSVLTPVIFKS, encoded by the coding sequence TTGGAGAGTATATATGAGAAAATAAGAAGCATTCGCTTACAAAAGGGATTAACGCTTAAAGATCTGAGCGAAAAGTCAGGTTTCTCGATCAGTTTTTTATCACAAGTAGAGAGAGGCAACAGTTCGCTCGCTATTACCTCCCTTCAAAAAATTGCGGAGAGTTTACAGGTTCCCATTACTTATTTTTTTGAATCTAAAAAAGCTAACAAATATGCCACACACGTTAAAGATCGACATCCGTTTCGAATAGAAGGATCTCCTAGTATCTATACCCGATTAGGTGGAGATTTTCCTGAGAGAACGATGGAGCCCCTGCTAACGATATTGCCTCCCGGTCAAACCCGCCATGTCAGTTTTCACCATGCTGGAGAAGAATTTTACTACGTCCTAGAAGGAACCATGACCATTTGTGTTGACGAAACAGAGTATATCCTCAAAAAAGGCGACACAATCCACTTCCCTTCCACATTAGAACACACTTGGTTCAATCCATCAGATAACGAAGAGACCCATGTCCTATCAGTCCTAACCCCGGTTATTTTTAAAAGCTAA
- a CDS encoding MaoC family dehydratase yields MSFKIGQSASFSRTMTETDFVMFAGLSGDYNPIHVDKEYAGDTRFGQRISHGLLTASLLSRLLGMHLPGKGSVYKDQTLQFKAPVFIGDTITATATVKEFNEARRTLILVTECMNQHGKVVLTGIATMVVPGEGEKI; encoded by the coding sequence ATGAGTTTTAAGATTGGACAGAGTGCCTCATTTAGCCGAACCATGACAGAAACAGATTTCGTGATGTTTGCTGGATTAAGCGGCGATTACAATCCCATCCATGTTGATAAGGAATATGCAGGTGATACACGGTTTGGACAGAGAATTTCCCATGGATTACTAACAGCTAGCCTATTATCCCGTCTACTAGGAATGCATTTGCCAGGTAAAGGGTCTGTTTATAAGGATCAGACCTTGCAATTTAAGGCTCCTGTGTTTATTGGAGATACCATCACAGCCACTGCTACTGTAAAAGAGTTTAATGAAGCACGAAGAACATTAATTTTAGTAACAGAATGCATGAATCAACATGGCAAAGTAGTTCTCACTGGAATAGCTACTATGGTGGTGCCAGGAGAAGGGGAGAAGATATGA
- a CDS encoding DinB family protein, protein MFAFFQYNWQVRDEWLEWCKQLTTEELLMNQVGGVDNILNTLLHIIDVEYSWIRAIRGEQDVALQCGDYPTIEKVKSLSDTCRTEHEGFLKTDVHVLLNTIVIVPWDQGRFTVREILHHVIAHEIHHIGQLSVWARELHKQPVSASFLGRLYLE, encoded by the coding sequence ATGTTTGCATTTTTTCAGTATAATTGGCAGGTTAGAGATGAATGGTTAGAATGGTGCAAGCAACTGACTACAGAAGAGCTACTGATGAACCAAGTTGGGGGCGTAGACAATATACTAAATACGCTTTTACATATTATTGATGTGGAATATAGTTGGATTCGGGCTATCCGGGGAGAACAGGATGTTGCTTTGCAATGTGGGGACTATCCTACCATAGAAAAAGTGAAATCCCTCTCTGATACATGTCGTACCGAACATGAGGGATTTTTGAAGACAGATGTACATGTTTTACTAAACACCATAGTAATAGTTCCATGGGATCAAGGAAGGTTTACAGTAAGAGAGATTTTACACCATGTTATTGCTCATGAAATTCATCATATTGGTCAATTATCTGTCTGGGCAAGGGAACTACATAAACAACCAGTCTCTGCAAGCTTTTTAGGACGGTTATACTTAGAGTAG